In Candidatus Angelobacter sp., the following proteins share a genomic window:
- a CDS encoding ABC transporter ATP-binding protein has product MLEVKNLTVNYGAITALRGISLTVKQGDIVTLIGANGAGKTTTLKTISGLLRAQSGEILYQGRNITRLRAHQIVKLGVSHVPEGRMIFANLTVLENLQMGAFLRTDKAAVRSEMDYVFNIFPRLRERVKQVAGTLSGGEQQMLAIGRALMSKPKFLMLDEPSLGIAPLLVKTIFEKVVEINRQHGITILLVEQNANLALEMARYGYVLETGRMILHDASAVLRQNPQVKSAYLGGV; this is encoded by the coding sequence ATGCTTGAAGTCAAGAATCTGACGGTCAATTACGGCGCCATCACCGCGCTGCGGGGCATTTCACTGACCGTGAAGCAGGGGGACATCGTCACGTTGATTGGCGCAAACGGGGCGGGCAAAACGACAACTCTCAAAACGATTTCCGGTCTGCTGCGGGCGCAGTCCGGCGAAATCCTGTATCAGGGACGGAACATCACGCGGCTGCGAGCGCACCAGATCGTCAAACTCGGCGTCTCGCACGTGCCGGAAGGACGGATGATTTTCGCCAATCTCACTGTGTTGGAAAATTTGCAGATGGGGGCCTTTCTGCGGACCGACAAGGCGGCCGTTCGGAGCGAGATGGACTATGTGTTCAACATTTTTCCGCGCCTGCGCGAGCGCGTGAAGCAGGTGGCGGGCACGCTCTCAGGCGGCGAACAGCAAATGCTCGCCATCGGGCGCGCGTTGATGAGCAAACCGAAATTTCTCATGCTGGACGAGCCGTCGCTGGGGATTGCGCCGTTGCTGGTGAAAACGATATTTGAAAAAGTCGTCGAGATCAACCGGCAGCACGGCATCACGATTCTGCTGGTGGAACAAAACGCGAACCTCGCCCTTGAAATGGCGCGTTACGGTTACGTGCTGGAAACCGGCCGGATGATCCTGCACGACGCGTCGGCCGTGTTGCGCCAGAATCCGCAGGTGAAAAGCGCCTACCTGGGTGGTGTCTGA
- a CDS encoding ABC transporter ATP-binding protein codes for METASNPHPPTLLELNACTIRFGGLTAVSELDLRIGSNELVGLIGPNGAGKTTVFNLVTGVYQPTGGRILFDDFPLVGLKPYEITARGIARTFQNIRLFPSLTVFDNVRVALSLRITSGILHALGRGRSFQEEEGNVAAQVVEMLEIFKLGRFRDAMAKSLPYGDQRRLEIVRALATRPKLLLLDEPAAGMNATEKVELMKLIQFIQDKYKIAVLLVEHDMQVVMGICERIAVLDYGVKIAEGSPVQVRRDPKVIEAYLGEEHIAAD; via the coding sequence ATGGAAACGGCCTCCAATCCGCACCCGCCGACGCTGCTGGAACTGAACGCCTGCACCATTCGCTTCGGCGGCCTGACAGCCGTCTCGGAGCTTGATCTGCGCATCGGCTCGAACGAGCTCGTCGGGCTCATCGGTCCGAACGGCGCGGGCAAAACCACGGTGTTCAATCTTGTCACCGGCGTTTATCAACCGACGGGCGGCAGAATTCTTTTTGACGACTTCCCACTGGTCGGACTCAAGCCCTACGAGATCACCGCCCGCGGGATAGCGCGGACGTTTCAAAACATCCGCCTGTTTCCGTCGCTAACCGTGTTCGACAACGTGCGCGTGGCGTTGAGCCTGCGCATCACCAGCGGCATTTTGCACGCGCTGGGACGCGGGCGGTCCTTTCAAGAGGAGGAAGGGAACGTGGCCGCGCAGGTGGTGGAAATGCTCGAGATTTTCAAACTGGGACGGTTTCGCGACGCGATGGCGAAAAGCCTCCCGTACGGAGACCAACGCCGCCTGGAAATCGTGCGCGCACTGGCGACGCGGCCGAAATTGCTGCTGCTCGACGAACCGGCCGCCGGGATGAACGCAACCGAGAAAGTCGAGTTGATGAAACTAATCCAGTTCATCCAGGACAAATACAAGATCGCCGTGTTGCTGGTGGAGCATGACATGCAGGTGGTCATGGGCATTTGCGAACGCATCGCGGTGCTCGACTATGGCGTGAAGATTGCCGAAGGCTCGCCCGTGCAAGTGCGCAGGGATCCGAAGGTGATCGAGGCGTACCTTGGCGAGGAGCACATCGCCGCGGATTGA
- a CDS encoding prepilin-type N-terminal cleavage/methylation domain-containing protein, whose product MQPRASRTERIRCQPSAFFGDVRAGFTLVELLVVIAIIVMLAALLLPALTKAKEQGRSSVCRNNMRQLALAVTLYADDNTDYLPWPGDVDRNWQPDWVFGGQSDTFPNNPVMWKRSGFGFHAESGSIFSYATTFPRMLPYHDSYAGTYRIYRCPSTGPLGEALRVNFSMNEELDPTTDLTKAFPEGVKIANVVGPTQKILLVNEDPATMRNASFKPQGTALNGHFVTHDGRVNLSFIDGHLEAMRDRKVRDIQTAAQQKLYFDPYFRH is encoded by the coding sequence ATGCAACCCAGAGCATCGCGAACCGAGCGCATCAGGTGCCAGCCATCCGCATTTTTCGGCGATGTCCGGGCCGGTTTTACGCTGGTGGAGTTGCTGGTGGTCATCGCCATCATCGTGATGCTTGCCGCATTGCTTTTGCCCGCCCTGACCAAGGCGAAAGAGCAGGGGCGCTCGTCGGTCTGCCGAAACAACATGCGCCAGCTCGCGTTGGCCGTCACTTTGTACGCGGACGACAACACTGATTATCTGCCCTGGCCCGGAGATGTGGATAGAAACTGGCAACCGGACTGGGTCTTTGGCGGCCAATCGGACACGTTTCCGAACAACCCGGTGATGTGGAAGAGGTCCGGTTTCGGATTTCATGCAGAGTCCGGCTCGATATTCAGCTATGCGACCACCTTTCCCCGAATGTTGCCTTATCACGACAGCTATGCGGGTACGTACCGGATTTATCGGTGCCCGAGCACCGGGCCGCTCGGTGAAGCGCTGCGCGTCAATTTCAGCATGAACGAAGAACTGGATCCGACGACGGATTTAACGAAAGCCTTTCCGGAAGGCGTCAAAATTGCCAACGTTGTTGGTCCTACTCAGAAGATCCTCCTGGTGAACGAGGACCCGGCAACAATGAGGAACGCAAGCTTCAAACCGCAGGGCACCGCGCTCAACGGGCATTTCGTCACTCACGACGGCCGGGTGAACCTCAGCTTCATTGACGGACACCTCGAAGCGATGCGCGACCGAAAAGTTCGCGACATTCAAACGGCCGCGCAGCAGAAGCTTTATTTCGACCCGTACTTCCGACATTGA
- a CDS encoding ABC transporter substrate-binding protein, producing MKKWHEEILSAAWPALLAALTLCGCSKDSSSGGASANTIKVGEFASLTGKEAAFGQSSHKGTALAIDEINASGGVLGKKLELITEDNQTKAGESATIVRKLISRDKVVAVLGEVASGRSLEAAPICQANKIPMISPSSTNPKVTEQGDYIFRVCFIDPFQGTVMAKFAKDTLKARKVAVLSDVAAPYSVGLAQFFKERFTADGGTIVAEQKFSSGDKDFKAQLTAIKAANPEAIFVPSYYTEAGLVVLQARQLGIDVPLFGGDGWEAPELIQIGGQALEGCYYSTHYSPEDQSPAVQKFVKTFQTKYNGETPDAMAALGYDSAMVLADAIKRAGGTDEPRLRDAIAATKDFSGVTGKTTLDANRNASKSAVIITVKDGKFKYVETISP from the coding sequence ATGAAAAAGTGGCATGAAGAAATCCTGTCCGCCGCGTGGCCCGCCCTGCTGGCCGCGCTCACTCTGTGCGGTTGCAGCAAGGATTCGAGCAGCGGCGGTGCCTCGGCCAACACGATCAAAGTGGGCGAATTTGCCTCGCTGACCGGCAAGGAGGCCGCCTTCGGGCAGTCTTCACATAAAGGGACCGCGCTCGCAATCGACGAAATCAACGCGTCTGGCGGTGTGCTGGGAAAAAAGCTCGAACTGATCACCGAGGACAACCAGACCAAGGCAGGCGAATCGGCGACCATCGTTCGCAAGCTGATCTCCCGCGACAAAGTGGTGGCAGTCCTCGGTGAAGTGGCATCCGGCCGTTCCCTTGAAGCGGCCCCCATCTGTCAGGCGAACAAAATTCCGATGATTTCTCCATCCTCGACCAATCCGAAAGTGACCGAGCAGGGTGATTACATCTTCCGCGTGTGTTTCATTGATCCATTTCAGGGGACGGTAATGGCGAAATTCGCCAAAGATACTTTGAAGGCAAGGAAGGTTGCAGTCCTGTCCGACGTCGCGGCACCTTACAGCGTCGGCCTGGCTCAATTCTTCAAGGAACGCTTCACCGCCGACGGCGGCACGATTGTTGCCGAGCAGAAATTCAGCAGCGGTGACAAGGATTTCAAAGCACAGCTCACTGCCATCAAGGCAGCGAATCCGGAAGCCATCTTCGTACCCAGCTACTACACCGAAGCGGGTCTCGTGGTGCTTCAGGCGCGGCAACTCGGCATCGACGTGCCGTTGTTCGGCGGAGACGGCTGGGAAGCTCCCGAACTGATCCAGATTGGCGGTCAGGCACTGGAAGGCTGCTACTATTCCACTCATTACTCGCCCGAAGACCAATCACCGGCCGTGCAGAAATTCGTGAAGACATTTCAAACGAAATACAACGGCGAAACTCCCGACGCCATGGCGGCGCTCGGTTACGATTCTGCGATGGTACTGGCCGACGCCATAAAGCGGGCCGGCGGGACTGATGAGCCGAGACTACGGGACGCGATTGCCGCCACGAAGGACTTCTCGGGCGTCACTGGAAAGACGACCCTCGACGCGAACCGTAACGCATCAAAATCGGCCGTCATCATCACGGTCAAGGATGGCAAGTTCAAATACGTGGAAACCATTTCGCCGTGA
- a CDS encoding TetR/AcrR family transcriptional regulator — translation MVATDSNTRQTVLRAALKKFAHCGYEGASVQDIVETAKVTKPTLYYYFGNKAELYRALVDYALDERFRRMQVAAQQGATVAEKLVEIIAAMFDFLQNNRDLMRISFATAFAAPGELPSEIRSLDKCSRNFEFIHELVKRGQATGELDRRFDSKELAFGIFGQLNIYIMAHLLLPDCKLDRKTAERSVALFLAGAGRKR, via the coding sequence ATGGTCGCAACCGACTCCAATACACGGCAAACGGTCCTCCGCGCGGCGCTGAAGAAATTCGCCCATTGCGGATACGAGGGCGCTTCCGTCCAGGACATCGTCGAGACGGCGAAAGTCACGAAGCCGACTCTGTACTACTATTTCGGCAACAAGGCGGAGCTTTACCGGGCGTTGGTGGATTACGCTCTGGACGAGCGGTTCCGGCGGATGCAGGTGGCGGCGCAACAGGGCGCGACGGTCGCGGAAAAACTCGTGGAAATTATCGCGGCGATGTTCGATTTCCTCCAGAACAACCGCGACCTGATGCGCATTTCATTTGCGACCGCGTTTGCGGCGCCCGGTGAGCTGCCGTCAGAAATTCGTTCCCTCGACAAATGCAGCCGCAATTTCGAGTTCATTCACGAGCTGGTGAAGCGCGGGCAGGCGACCGGCGAGCTGGATCGCCGATTTGACAGCAAGGAACTCGCCTTCGGCATCTTCGGCCAGTTGAACATTTACATCATGGCGCATCTGCTCCTGCCGGATTGCAAACTGGACCGCAAAACGGCAGAACGGAGCGTGGCGCTGTTTCTCGCTGGCGCCGGCAGGAAGCGGTAG
- a CDS encoding SDR family oxidoreductase, whose protein sequence is MNKTAVVTGAGSGVGQAIALALVKQDWRVALIGRREETLRETARLAGIQSRNLVIHACDIGDSKAVEKMAERVLANFKEIEVLVNAAGTNAPKRALEVLSLEDYHAMIDTNLNGAYYCVQAFLPQMRARKSGTIINIVSDAGKQASPKAGPAYVMSKFGLAGLTQSINAEEKPNGVRACAIFPGDIDTPLLDRRPAPPDAVARAKMLRSEDVAECVLLAINLPARAIAEEIVIRPR, encoded by the coding sequence ATGAACAAAACAGCGGTTGTCACAGGAGCGGGCAGTGGCGTGGGCCAGGCGATAGCGCTGGCGCTGGTAAAACAGGATTGGAGGGTCGCGCTGATTGGCCGGCGCGAGGAAACGTTGCGTGAAACCGCCAGGCTCGCGGGTATTCAGTCCAGGAACCTAGTCATTCACGCCTGCGACATTGGCGACTCGAAGGCCGTCGAGAAGATGGCGGAGCGTGTTCTGGCGAATTTCAAGGAAATCGAAGTGCTCGTGAATGCCGCCGGGACCAACGCTCCGAAACGCGCACTGGAAGTGCTCTCGTTGGAAGACTACCACGCAATGATCGACACAAATCTCAACGGCGCCTATTACTGCGTTCAAGCGTTCCTGCCGCAAATGCGTGCGCGCAAGTCGGGCACGATCATCAACATCGTTTCCGATGCCGGCAAACAGGCGAGTCCGAAGGCCGGTCCGGCTTACGTGATGAGCAAGTTCGGCCTCGCCGGCCTGACGCAATCGATCAACGCAGAAGAGAAACCCAACGGTGTTCGCGCCTGCGCGATCTTTCCGGGCGACATTGACACACCGTTGCTGGATAGACGACCGGCGCCGCCCGATGCCGTGGCACGCGCGAAGATGTTGCGGTCCGAAGATGTGGCCGAGTGTGTGTTGCTGGCGATCAACCTTCCGGCGCGCGCGATTGCGGAGGAAATCGTCATCCGTCCGAGGTAG
- a CDS encoding Gfo/Idh/MocA family oxidoreductase, which produces MPGPPSWFDGIPVTTLVFVGSFAILAARFLVMNQIGIAIVGCGGITLQNHLPGLALCPEAKVVALCDTDAATLERARQQTGVNVTSTKYEEIVKRDDVHAVIIATPNFTHSPIALASISAGKHVLCEKPLAMKYAEARQMADAADKAGVRHMTAFTYRYVPAMRYLAHLVKRGDLGQPYHYRSCRLQDWGTRNLGWRQVKKLAGTGELGDMLSHRIDFAHLLVGPMKRLVANLKQWHPVRGGAANDLDDWAAILSEFQGGATGVLESSKLASGRNESWRSLDYVEVNGSECSFVFITGEWNKLQTGKVGGPGLETITIPEEFWKVPGSPRDPRQGDPLVTFRYDQAWEFINAIRNQHPCSPNFHDGARAQAVTDAAVKSAATRQWVDLEN; this is translated from the coding sequence ATGCCCGGTCCGCCAAGCTGGTTTGACGGGATTCCGGTTACGACGCTTGTCTTCGTCGGAAGTTTCGCCATACTCGCGGCTCGTTTTCTCGTCATGAACCAAATCGGCATTGCTATCGTGGGTTGCGGCGGCATCACGCTGCAAAATCATTTACCCGGACTCGCATTGTGTCCTGAAGCAAAAGTCGTCGCACTGTGCGACACCGACGCTGCCACGCTCGAACGCGCGCGGCAACAGACGGGCGTCAATGTTACTTCGACCAAATATGAAGAAATCGTGAAGCGCGACGATGTTCATGCCGTCATTATCGCAACGCCGAATTTCACGCACAGTCCGATTGCGCTGGCCTCCATCTCTGCGGGCAAACACGTTCTCTGCGAGAAACCGCTCGCGATGAAATACGCCGAGGCCAGGCAGATGGCTGACGCGGCGGATAAAGCAGGTGTGCGGCACATGACGGCGTTCACTTACCGCTATGTGCCGGCGATGCGTTACCTCGCGCACCTGGTCAAACGCGGCGACCTTGGCCAGCCATATCATTACCGCTCATGCCGCTTGCAGGACTGGGGCACGCGCAATCTCGGCTGGAGACAGGTGAAAAAGCTCGCCGGCACCGGCGAACTCGGCGACATGCTATCGCACCGGATTGACTTCGCGCATTTGCTCGTCGGCCCGATGAAACGGCTCGTGGCGAACCTGAAGCAATGGCATCCCGTGCGTGGCGGCGCGGCGAATGACCTCGACGACTGGGCGGCCATTCTCTCCGAGTTTCAGGGCGGCGCGACCGGCGTGCTCGAATCGAGCAAGCTCGCGAGTGGTCGCAACGAAAGCTGGCGCAGTCTTGACTACGTGGAAGTCAACGGTAGTGAGTGCTCGTTCGTGTTCATCACGGGCGAATGGAACAAGCTTCAAACGGGAAAAGTCGGCGGGCCCGGCTTGGAGACGATCACTATTCCCGAAGAATTCTGGAAAGTGCCCGGCTCGCCACGTGATCCGCGCCAGGGCGATCCACTCGTCACGTTTCGCTACGATCAGGCCTGGGAATTCATCAACGCCATCCGAAACCAACATCCGTGCTCACCAAACTTTCACGACGGCGCGCGCGCGCAGGCCGTGACGGACGCGGCCGTGAAGTCAGCAGCGACCAGGCAGTGGGTTGACCTGGAGAATTAA
- a CDS encoding branched-chain amino acid ABC transporter permease, translated as MTEFLQQLINGLSLGAIYALIALGYTMVYGVLRFINFAHSEVFMIGAFAGLYLARLFSGQSFASGLAVLFVAMAICAALGITIERLAYRPLRRRSTLTVLITAIGVSLLLQNSGQLIFGANPKSFPKLFVQKNFALPGHLVVSSDQLAVFGITIALLFGLQYIVLRTKIGTAMRALSFNAVAASLVGINIDRVISFTFGLGSALAGAGGILYAMNYPSIDPLMGTLPGLKAFVAAVLGGIGNIPGAALGGMVIGIVETFVAGTAWSTYRDAIAFAVLILILLFKPAGLLGKVQVEKV; from the coding sequence ATGACCGAATTCCTGCAACAACTCATCAATGGCCTTTCGCTCGGGGCCATCTACGCGTTGATTGCGCTGGGATACACGATGGTTTATGGCGTGTTGCGCTTCATCAACTTTGCCCACAGCGAGGTGTTCATGATCGGGGCGTTCGCAGGCCTTTATCTGGCGCGACTGTTTTCCGGACAATCGTTTGCATCCGGCCTGGCAGTGTTGTTTGTCGCAATGGCCATTTGCGCCGCGCTGGGGATTACCATCGAGCGACTTGCCTACCGCCCGTTGCGCCGCCGGTCAACACTTACGGTACTCATCACCGCCATCGGCGTGTCGCTCTTGTTACAAAACTCGGGCCAGCTCATTTTCGGCGCGAACCCGAAATCATTCCCGAAACTGTTCGTTCAAAAAAACTTCGCCCTGCCCGGTCACCTGGTCGTTTCCAGCGATCAGCTGGCGGTTTTTGGAATAACGATTGCACTGCTGTTCGGGCTGCAATACATCGTGCTGCGCACGAAGATCGGCACGGCCATGCGCGCCCTGTCGTTCAACGCGGTCGCCGCCTCGCTCGTCGGCATAAACATCGACCGCGTGATCTCGTTCACCTTCGGACTCGGCTCCGCGCTGGCCGGGGCCGGCGGCATCCTTTACGCGATGAATTATCCTTCGATCGACCCGTTGATGGGCACGTTGCCGGGCCTCAAGGCCTTTGTCGCCGCCGTGCTCGGCGGCATCGGTAACATACCCGGCGCGGCCCTGGGTGGCATGGTCATTGGCATCGTCGAGACTTTCGTCGCGGGGACTGCGTGGTCCACGTATCGCGACGCCATCGCGTTCGCGGTATTGATTCTGATCCTGTTGTTCAAACCCGCCGGCCTGCTCGGCAAGGTGCAGGTGGAAAAAGTCTGA
- a CDS encoding sulfatase, which translates to MNFHRTIVLGGAFLSLSIACVITSSAAESRRPNFIIIFTDDQGYQDVGCFGSPNIKTPNLDRMAREGMRFTDFYVGQPVCTASRAALLTGCYPNRVGLLGALGPKSKVGISDKELTIAQVLKTRGYATAIFGKWHLGDSPQFLPTRHGFDEYFGLPYSNDMWPNHPTNGKNYPPLPLFEGEKIIGLMPDQTQLTTWYTEHAVRFIQRNKGHPFFLYVAHNLPHVPLHVSDKFKGKSARGLYGDVIMEIDWSVGQILKALKKNGLDDNTLVVFTSDNGPWLLYGNHAGSALPLREGKTTTFDGGLREPCIMRWPGKIPAGTVCHELAATMDLLPTFAKLAGGEAPGDRIIDGRDIWPLMSGQPGAKTPHEAYFYYWNKHLQAVRSGKWKLHLAHDYDHPDPQGHDGKPGKYAKHEIGVALFDLDADIGETNNLADQHPDIVVRLKLLAEKCREDLGDSATGQQGKNVRPPGKLEEK; encoded by the coding sequence ATGAATTTCCACCGGACCATTGTGTTGGGCGGAGCTTTCCTATCGCTGTCAATTGCCTGCGTCATTACTTCCAGCGCTGCGGAATCACGACGTCCCAATTTCATCATCATTTTCACCGACGACCAGGGTTATCAGGACGTGGGCTGTTTCGGTTCGCCGAATATCAAAACGCCAAATCTCGACCGTATGGCCCGCGAGGGAATGCGTTTCACGGATTTTTACGTGGGCCAGCCGGTTTGCACGGCGTCCCGCGCGGCGTTGTTGACCGGTTGCTATCCGAATCGCGTTGGCCTGCTTGGCGCGCTTGGTCCAAAATCGAAGGTTGGAATCAGCGACAAGGAATTGACCATCGCGCAGGTCCTCAAGACGCGAGGCTACGCCACCGCGATCTTTGGCAAGTGGCACTTGGGTGATTCGCCACAGTTCCTTCCGACGCGGCACGGCTTCGACGAGTACTTCGGCCTCCCCTACTCCAATGACATGTGGCCGAACCATCCAACCAATGGAAAAAATTACCCGCCCCTGCCCCTCTTCGAGGGCGAAAAAATCATCGGCCTCATGCCAGACCAGACACAACTGACGACCTGGTACACTGAACATGCCGTGCGTTTTATCCAGCGGAACAAGGGGCACCCGTTCTTTCTTTACGTCGCGCACAACCTGCCGCACGTGCCGTTGCACGTGAGCGATAAATTCAAGGGCAAATCGGCGCGCGGGCTCTATGGTGACGTGATCATGGAGATCGACTGGTCCGTCGGGCAGATTCTCAAGGCACTGAAGAAGAACGGGCTCGATGACAACACCCTCGTGGTTTTCACGTCGGACAACGGCCCGTGGCTGCTTTACGGAAACCACGCGGGTTCCGCGCTGCCATTACGCGAAGGGAAGACCACGACGTTCGACGGCGGCCTGCGCGAACCGTGCATCATGCGCTGGCCGGGAAAAATTCCGGCGGGGACCGTCTGCCACGAACTCGCGGCGACGATGGATCTGCTGCCGACGTTCGCGAAGCTCGCTGGCGGTGAAGCGCCCGGCGATCGCATCATCGACGGAAGGGACATCTGGCCGCTGATGTCCGGTCAGCCCGGCGCAAAGACGCCGCACGAAGCCTACTTTTACTACTGGAACAAGCATCTGCAGGCCGTGCGCAGCGGCAAATGGAAACTGCACCTCGCTCACGATTACGATCATCCTGATCCGCAAGGACACGACGGGAAGCCCGGCAAATACGCGAAGCACGAAATTGGTGTGGCGCTCTTCGACCTCGACGCCGACATCGGCGAGACGAACAACCTCGCCGACCAGCATCCTGACATTGTCGTTCGACTGAAATTGCTGGCAGAAAAATGCCGGGAAGACCTCGGCGATTCAGCCACGGGACAGCAAGGGAAAAATGTCCGACCGCCCGGAAAGTTGGAAGAAAAGTGA
- a CDS encoding branched-chain amino acid ABC transporter permease, with the protein MPARSQLVLLGAILASLLVSLASSHINPYFLDVTITVGINIILAVSLNLINGYTGQFSLGHAGFMSVGAYAAAVVTTNFGTKLLPLVGGQTWILFPLALYAGGLLAAVAGLLVGVPSLRLKGDYLAIVTLGFGEIIKVIFQNVDAIGGARGMIGIPAYTNIFWTFGIVALTIYVTWGLVHSTFGRGFIAVNDDEVAAEAMGINTTKYKIIAFVVGAFFAGLAGGIYAHFKQYLAPNGFDFNKSIEIVVMVILGGMGNNVGVIIAAILLTVLTETLRRFGDYRMVLYSALLIVLMLTRPQGLFVWPPWKKKAA; encoded by the coding sequence ATGCCCGCGCGTTCCCAACTGGTTCTCCTCGGCGCGATTCTTGCAAGCCTGCTTGTATCGCTCGCTTCGTCACACATAAATCCCTACTTCCTCGATGTCACAATCACCGTTGGGATCAATATCATTCTCGCAGTCAGCCTCAACCTCATCAACGGTTACACGGGCCAGTTCTCCCTCGGCCATGCGGGGTTCATGTCGGTGGGCGCCTACGCCGCGGCGGTCGTTACGACCAATTTTGGCACAAAGCTCCTGCCCCTGGTGGGAGGACAGACCTGGATTTTGTTTCCGCTGGCGCTGTATGCCGGTGGATTACTGGCCGCGGTCGCCGGGCTGCTGGTGGGCGTCCCTTCGCTTCGTCTGAAAGGCGATTACCTGGCGATTGTGACGCTGGGGTTCGGCGAAATCATCAAGGTCATTTTTCAAAACGTGGATGCCATCGGCGGCGCGCGGGGAATGATCGGCATCCCCGCCTACACGAATATTTTTTGGACCTTCGGCATCGTCGCGCTGACCATCTACGTCACCTGGGGATTGGTTCATTCTACTTTTGGGCGCGGCTTCATCGCCGTGAACGACGACGAGGTTGCCGCGGAGGCGATGGGGATCAACACCACGAAATACAAGATCATCGCCTTCGTCGTCGGCGCGTTTTTCGCGGGACTGGCGGGCGGTATTTACGCGCATTTCAAACAATACCTCGCCCCCAATGGCTTCGATTTCAACAAATCCATCGAAATAGTGGTCATGGTCATCCTTGGCGGGATGGGCAACAACGTCGGCGTCATCATCGCCGCCATTTTGCTGACGGTACTGACGGAAACGTTGCGACGATTCGGCGATTACCGGATGGTGCTCTACTCCGCGCTGCTCATCGTGCTGATGCTGACGCGGCCCCAGGGGCTGTTCGTCTGGCCGCCCTGGAAAAAAAAGGCCGCCTAG
- a CDS encoding prepilin-type N-terminal cleavage/methylation domain-containing protein codes for MAFTLIELLVVIAIIAILAALLLPALAKAKEQGRSAACKSNMHQIVLGMLLYADDNRDYLPWPGDVDRDLEPDWVFGGQDNTYANNPSTWKTPGYGFHAEAGSVFNYVTSLPRVERTVYLRNGSPAAYEAANTNKTFQVYRCPSTGPMGVALRVNFSMNSFLDPILHPPVAPRGVVHSAIVNPVQKVLLVNEDPQTMRNASFFPDGTAANGKFVVHNGRVNLGYCDGHIEPMKDKMMRDIQRKGFVDTYFDTSKW; via the coding sequence GTGGCGTTCACACTGATCGAGCTGTTGGTCGTCATTGCGATCATCGCGATCCTTGCGGCGCTGCTGTTGCCGGCCCTGGCGAAGGCCAAAGAGCAGGGGCGCTCGGCGGCATGCAAGAGCAACATGCATCAGATCGTGCTCGGCATGTTGTTGTACGCGGACGATAATCGCGATTACCTTCCCTGGCCCGGCGACGTTGATCGCGATCTCGAGCCGGACTGGGTGTTTGGCGGTCAGGACAACACCTACGCCAACAACCCGAGCACATGGAAAACCCCGGGTTACGGATTCCATGCCGAGGCTGGTTCGGTCTTCAATTATGTCACCAGCCTGCCTCGGGTGGAACGCACGGTTTATCTTCGGAATGGTTCCCCCGCCGCTTATGAAGCCGCGAACACGAACAAGACGTTTCAGGTGTACCGCTGTCCGAGCACGGGACCCATGGGCGTTGCGTTGCGGGTGAATTTCAGCATGAACTCATTTCTCGATCCGATCCTTCATCCGCCGGTCGCCCCGCGCGGCGTTGTGCATTCGGCAATCGTCAATCCGGTCCAAAAGGTTTTGCTCGTCAACGAAGACCCGCAGACCATGAGAAATGCCAGTTTCTTCCCCGACGGCACGGCGGCCAATGGGAAGTTTGTGGTCCACAACGGCCGCGTGAACCTGGGCTATTGCGACGGGCACATTGAACCGATGAAGGATAAAATGATGCGCGACATCCAGCGCAAAGGGTTCGTTGACACGTATTTCGATACCAGCAAGTGGTAG